The genomic stretch CAGCGCTCGGAGTAGCGCTGCGCAAGAAGCGCCTGGCCCGGCACATGATCAGCCTCGGCACCCTGGCCGTCCTGTTCGTCTTCGCGGTGCTGCTGGTCATCGCCACCGGTGACGGCACCGTGCTGGTCCACCAGGTGGGCCTCTGGGACTACGGGGTCTCGATCCCGTTCGTCGTCGACGCGCTCTCCGCCCTGGTGCTGATGATCATGTCGGTGCTCGCCATCGCCAGCGTGCTCTTCGCCATGGCCACCCACGAGGCCCGGGCCCGGTTCTTCCACCCCTTCGTGCTGGTGCTCATGGCCGGGGTCTCCGGCGCGCTGATGACCGGTGACATCTTCAACCTCTTCGTCTTCATCGAGGTCATGCTGCTGCCCTCCTACGGGCTGCTGGCGATGATGGGGGCCAAGCTCGGCGCCCACGGCGCCCGGATCTACGTCTCGGTGAACCTGCTGGCCTCCACGCTGCTGCTGGTGGGCATCGCGCTGGTCTACGCCACCGCGGGCACGGTGAACCTGGCCGAGCTGCACGGGGCGGGCAAGGAGGACCCCGCCGTCGCCCTGGCCGGTGGCGTGGTGCTCACCGCCATCGCGATCAAGGCCGCGGTGGTGCCGGTGCACGGCTGGCTGACCCGCACCTACGCGATGACCTCCCCGGCGGTCACCGCCCTGTTCTCCGGGATCCACACCAAGGTCGCGATCTATGCGATCTACCGGATCTACTCGCTGCTCTTTGACGGCGACGAGCGCTTCCTCTGGGTGGCGCTGCTGATCACCTCGGCCACCATGCTCATCGGCGTGCTCGGCGCAGTGGGGGAGAAGACCACCCGTTCCATCCTGGTCTTCCACATGATCAGCCAGATCGGCTACATCCTGATCGGCGTCGGACTGTTCACCCTGCTGGGTCTCACGGCCGCGATCTTCTACCTGCTGCACCACATGATCGTGAAGGCCTCGCTGTTCCTCTCCACCGGCGC from Nesterenkonia sandarakina encodes the following:
- a CDS encoding monovalent cation/H+ antiporter subunit D family protein; its protein translation is MTEILPPLLPLAVGVPLLLAALGVALRKKRLARHMISLGTLAVLFVFAVLLVIATGDGTVLVHQVGLWDYGVSIPFVVDALSALVLMIMSVLAIASVLFAMATHEARARFFHPFVLVLMAGVSGALMTGDIFNLFVFIEVMLLPSYGLLAMMGAKLGAHGARIYVSVNLLASTLLLVGIALVYATAGTVNLAELHGAGKEDPAVALAGGVVLTAIAIKAAVVPVHGWLTRTYAMTSPAVTALFSGIHTKVAIYAIYRIYSLLFDGDERFLWVALLITSATMLIGVLGAVGEKTTRSILVFHMISQIGYILIGVGLFTLLGLTAAIFYLLHHMIVKASLFLSTGAIEETYGTGEIDKLGGMLKREPLIAVTFMVAALSLAGLPPFSGFVAKFAIIQATLAESHYWVAAVAVVVSVFTLLSMLKIWTGVFMGSEPADLQERALTYQQRMHGKRYLRVQAQAETPTLTIGPPTATTSAVLAGKQAVKVPFKLIFPAILLAAITLFFGLGAELLMGWSETAAENLLNPMDYVRAVSGA